Proteins encoded in a region of the Massilia sp. UMI-21 genome:
- a CDS encoding glucokinase has translation MGSRQAAVTFADKSAQTAFADGPRLLADIGATHARFALQSAPGVFGAVRVLKCEDFEGIVPLLRYYLRDHAGLRLHHAALAVANPISGDFVRMTNRDWEFSTDAVRRELGLTTLLIVNDFTALAMAIPGFARHDLMQVGQGAPAPNAVIGVLGPGTGLGVSGVIPTADGFITLGSEGGHVNFAPADEREFAILQTAWREWQHVSNERLISGPGMEIIHRALAERNGVDAPARKAADILNSALDEQDPLCIEVLECFCGMLGAAAANLAVTLGAFGGIFIGGGIVPRMGEWFAASPFRARFEAKGRFSSYLADIPTYVITAPNPALHGVATILAEHLRGRSGANTLMERVQQLRHGLSPAEQRVASLVLEQPRLVLNEPIAEIARLADVSQPTVIRFCRSLGFQGLADFKLKFASSLTGSIPVRHSQVRISDSTHDLSAKVIDNTVSAILRFRDQLDVRALDRAIELVSRARRVEFFAMGNSRAVALDGQHKFFRFRIPTSLYGDSHLFKLAAELLQPGDVVIAVSNSGSIAELLEAVEIARAAGADVIAISNSQSPLARKASVCLAVDHAEDSTIFLSMISRILQLLLIDILAVGISMDGQHGEAKAARSLLISHLDG, from the coding sequence ATGGGTAGCCGGCAGGCGGCCGTCACGTTCGCGGACAAGTCGGCACAGACGGCGTTTGCCGACGGGCCGCGCCTGCTGGCCGATATCGGCGCCACCCACGCGCGCTTCGCACTGCAGAGCGCACCCGGCGTGTTCGGCGCGGTGCGCGTGCTCAAGTGCGAAGACTTCGAGGGCATCGTCCCGCTGCTGCGCTACTACCTGCGCGACCATGCCGGCCTGCGCCTGCACCACGCGGCGCTGGCCGTGGCCAACCCGATCAGCGGCGACTTCGTCCGCATGACCAACCGCGACTGGGAGTTCTCGACCGACGCCGTGCGGCGCGAACTGGGCTTGACCACGCTCCTGATCGTCAACGACTTCACCGCGCTGGCAATGGCCATTCCCGGTTTTGCCCGGCACGACCTGATGCAGGTGGGGCAGGGCGCGCCGGCGCCGAACGCCGTGATCGGCGTGCTGGGGCCGGGCACCGGCCTGGGCGTGTCGGGGGTGATTCCGACCGCCGACGGTTTCATTACCCTGGGCAGCGAGGGCGGCCACGTCAACTTCGCCCCGGCCGACGAGCGCGAATTCGCGATCCTGCAGACCGCCTGGCGCGAATGGCAGCACGTCTCGAACGAACGCCTGATCTCCGGGCCGGGCATGGAGATCATCCATCGCGCGCTGGCCGAGCGCAACGGGGTCGACGCGCCGGCGCGCAAGGCCGCCGACATCCTCAACAGCGCGCTGGACGAGCAAGACCCGCTCTGCATCGAGGTGCTGGAATGCTTCTGCGGCATGCTGGGCGCCGCCGCCGCCAACCTGGCGGTGACGCTGGGCGCTTTTGGTGGCATCTTCATCGGCGGCGGCATCGTGCCGCGCATGGGCGAATGGTTCGCCGCATCGCCTTTTCGCGCGCGCTTCGAGGCCAAGGGGCGTTTTTCCAGCTACCTGGCCGACATCCCGACCTACGTCATCACCGCGCCCAACCCGGCCTTGCACGGCGTGGCGACCATCCTGGCCGAACACCTGCGCGGGCGCAGCGGCGCCAACACGCTGATGGAACGCGTCCAGCAACTGCGCCACGGCCTGAGCCCGGCCGAGCAGCGGGTGGCAAGCCTGGTGCTGGAACAGCCACGCCTGGTGCTGAACGAGCCGATCGCCGAGATCGCGCGCCTGGCCGATGTGAGCCAGCCGACCGTGATCCGCTTCTGCCGCTCGCTCGGCTTCCAGGGCCTGGCTGACTTCAAGCTCAAGTTCGCGAGCAGCCTGACCGGTTCGATTCCGGTGCGCCACAGCCAGGTGCGCATCAGCGACAGCACCCACGATCTGTCGGCCAAGGTGATCGACAACACGGTGTCGGCGATCCTGCGCTTCCGCGACCAGCTCGATGTGCGTGCGCTCGACCGCGCCATCGAACTGGTGAGCCGGGCGCGCCGCGTCGAGTTCTTCGCGATGGGCAATTCGCGCGCGGTGGCGCTGGACGGGCAGCACAAGTTCTTCCGCTTTCGTATCCCGACCTCGCTGTACGGCGACTCGCACCTGTTCAAGCTGGCGGCCGAGCTGCTGCAGCCAGGCGACGTGGTCATCGCGGTGTCGAATTCGGGCAGCATCGCCGAGCTGCTCGAGGCCGTGGAGATCGCCCGCGCCGCCGGCGCCGACGTGATCGCGATCAGCAACAGCCAGTCGCCGCTGGCGCGCAAGGCCAGCGTCTGCCTGGCGGTGGACCATGCCGAGGACAGCACCATCTTCCTGTCGATGATCTCGCGCATCCTGCAGCTGCTGCTGATCGACATCCTGGCGGTCGGGATCTCGATGGACGGGCAGCATGGCGAGGCGAAAGCCGCGCGCAGCCTGCTGATCTCGCACCTGGATGGCTGA
- a CDS encoding alpha glucosidase, whose translation MTQISQTNNPNWWKEAIIYQVYPRSFLDTNGDGIGDLAGITDKLDYIASLGVDIVWLSPFFKSPMKDFGYDIADYCDVDPMFGTLDDFDRLIAKAHRLGLKIMIDQVMSHTADTHPWFVESRKSRDNPKSSWYVWADPLADGCPPNNWLSVFGGSAWQWDTRRKQYYMHNFLTSQPQLNFHNPDVQQAHLDAQRFWLERGVDGVRMDACVFHFHDRQLRSNPPALVRDTSTVTDVNPYGMQAHIHDKTQPENIAFLQRVRAQLDEFGAVSIGEVSSDDALAQMAEYTEGGDKLHMAYSFNLLTPVHTAAHIRTQVEEFNARVKDGWASWSVSNHDAIRVATRWGDGKPTPALAKVVLAMQLSLKGTPCLYQGEELALEEAEVPFELLQDPYGITFWPEFKGRDGCRTPMPWRSDAPHAGFTDAKPWLPVAEPHGAVAVDRQEADAQSPLNFARRFIAWRRSMPQLTRGEIAFFDAPEPVLALRRDLDGMDSVLAAFNLGAEPVSFDWPESGNAKALDGQGLAGSASGGRVTLPPYGAWFGSIAGRAK comes from the coding sequence ATGACCCAGATCTCGCAGACCAACAACCCGAACTGGTGGAAAGAAGCCATCATCTACCAGGTGTATCCGCGCAGCTTCCTCGACACCAATGGCGACGGCATCGGCGACCTGGCCGGCATCACCGACAAGCTCGATTACATTGCCAGCCTGGGCGTGGACATCGTCTGGCTGTCGCCCTTCTTCAAGTCGCCGATGAAGGACTTCGGCTACGACATCGCCGACTACTGCGACGTCGATCCGATGTTCGGCACCCTGGACGACTTCGACCGGCTGATCGCGAAGGCGCACCGCCTGGGCCTGAAGATCATGATCGACCAGGTCATGTCGCACACGGCCGACACCCATCCCTGGTTCGTCGAGAGCCGCAAGAGCCGCGACAACCCGAAATCAAGCTGGTACGTGTGGGCCGACCCGCTCGCGGACGGCTGCCCGCCGAACAACTGGCTGTCGGTATTCGGCGGTTCGGCCTGGCAGTGGGACACCCGCCGCAAGCAGTACTACATGCACAACTTCCTTACCAGCCAGCCGCAGCTGAACTTCCACAATCCGGACGTGCAGCAGGCCCACCTGGATGCGCAGCGCTTCTGGCTGGAGCGCGGCGTGGACGGCGTGCGCATGGACGCCTGCGTGTTCCACTTCCACGATCGCCAGCTGCGCAGCAACCCGCCGGCCCTGGTGCGCGACACCTCGACCGTGACGGACGTGAACCCCTACGGCATGCAGGCCCATATCCACGACAAGACCCAGCCCGAGAACATCGCCTTCCTGCAGCGCGTGCGCGCCCAGCTGGACGAATTCGGCGCGGTCTCGATCGGCGAGGTCAGTTCGGACGACGCGCTGGCGCAGATGGCCGAGTACACCGAAGGCGGCGACAAGCTGCACATGGCCTACAGCTTCAACCTGCTCACGCCCGTGCACACCGCCGCCCACATCCGCACCCAGGTCGAGGAATTCAATGCGCGCGTGAAGGACGGCTGGGCCTCGTGGTCGGTCAGCAACCATGATGCGATCCGCGTGGCGACGCGCTGGGGCGACGGCAAGCCGACGCCCGCGCTGGCCAAGGTGGTGCTGGCGATGCAGCTGTCGCTGAAGGGCACGCCCTGCCTGTACCAGGGCGAAGAACTGGCGCTGGAAGAAGCCGAGGTGCCCTTCGAGCTGCTGCAGGACCCGTACGGCATCACTTTCTGGCCCGAGTTCAAGGGCCGCGACGGCTGCCGTACCCCGATGCCATGGCGGAGCGACGCGCCGCACGCCGGCTTCACCGACGCCAAGCCCTGGCTGCCCGTGGCCGAACCGCATGGCGCGGTGGCGGTCGACCGGCAGGAGGCCGATGCGCAATCGCCGCTGAACTTCGCGCGCCGCTTCATCGCCTGGCGCCGCAGCATGCCGCAACTGACCCGCGGCGAGATCGCCTTCTTCGACGCGCCCGAGCCGGTGCTGGCCCTGCGCCGCGACCTGGACGGCATGGACAGCGTGCTGGCCGCGTTCAACCTCGGTGCCGAGCCGGTCAGCTTCGACTGGCCGGAAAGCGGCAATGCCAAGGCGCTCGACGGCCAGGGCCTGGCGGGCAGCGCAAGCGGCGGACGCGTCACCCTGCCGCCGTACGGCGCCTGGTTCGGCAGTATCGCGGGCCGCGCAAAATAA
- a CDS encoding POT family MFS transporter, with protein sequence MNSPATREIKTAGRLPRQIPYIIANEGCERFSFYGMRNILTPFLISTLLIFLPESMRTGEAKDVFHTFVIGVYFFPLLGGWLADRFFGKYNTILWLSLVYVAGHACLALFEDNVKGFYFGLFLIALGSGGIKPLVASFMGDQFDQTNKDKAKVVFDAFYWIINFGSFFASLLMPLFLKNYGPAVAFGIPGILMAIATVVFWSGRKKYVNVPPSPSDPHSFMNVARTALLAKRPGAGRPGLVVALIGVAGAIGSLAMAPSWGFVIAACTALVLLLAFGGMGTSMQLDRARGVHPDVAVDGVRAVLRILIVFALVTPFWSLFDQKASTWIVQAKDMQTQVDLLGFSFSVLPAQMQALNPLLVMLLIPFNNVVVFPLLRKLGIEPTALRRMTAGIALTALSWIAVGWLQLQLDAGDTVSIAWQILPYALLTLGEVLVSATGLEFAYSQAPAAMKGIIMALWSLAVTVGNLWVLIVNAGVRNPEVIAGIESSGVGLMAFQMFFFAGFAMLAALAFGLYARRYKMVDHYRA encoded by the coding sequence ATGAACTCTCCAGCGACGCGTGAAATCAAGACTGCCGGGCGCCTGCCGCGGCAGATCCCCTACATCATCGCCAACGAAGGCTGCGAGCGCTTCAGCTTCTACGGGATGCGCAACATCCTGACGCCCTTCCTGATCTCGACGCTGCTGATCTTCCTGCCGGAGTCGATGCGCACCGGCGAAGCCAAGGACGTGTTCCATACCTTCGTGATCGGGGTGTATTTCTTTCCGCTGCTGGGCGGCTGGCTGGCCGACCGCTTCTTCGGCAAGTACAACACCATCCTCTGGCTCAGCCTCGTGTACGTGGCCGGCCATGCCTGCCTCGCCCTCTTCGAAGACAACGTCAAGGGCTTCTACTTCGGCCTGTTCCTGATCGCGCTCGGCTCGGGCGGCATCAAGCCGCTGGTGGCCTCGTTCATGGGCGACCAGTTCGACCAGACCAACAAGGACAAGGCGAAAGTCGTATTCGACGCCTTCTACTGGATCATCAACTTCGGCTCCTTCTTCGCCTCGCTGCTGATGCCGCTGTTCCTCAAGAACTACGGCCCGGCGGTGGCCTTCGGCATTCCGGGCATCCTGATGGCCATCGCCACCGTGGTGTTCTGGAGCGGCCGCAAGAAGTACGTCAACGTGCCGCCCAGCCCGAGCGACCCGCACTCGTTCATGAACGTGGCGCGCACTGCCCTGCTGGCGAAGCGGCCGGGGGCAGGCCGTCCGGGCCTGGTGGTAGCCCTGATCGGCGTGGCCGGGGCGATCGGTTCGCTGGCCATGGCGCCAAGCTGGGGCTTCGTCATCGCCGCCTGCACGGCCCTGGTGCTGCTGCTGGCCTTCGGCGGCATGGGAACCTCGATGCAGCTCGACCGTGCCCGCGGCGTGCACCCGGATGTCGCCGTGGACGGCGTGCGCGCCGTGCTGCGCATCCTGATCGTGTTCGCCCTCGTTACCCCATTCTGGTCGCTGTTCGACCAGAAGGCCTCGACCTGGATCGTGCAGGCCAAGGACATGCAAACCCAGGTGGACCTGCTCGGCTTCAGCTTCAGCGTGCTGCCGGCCCAGATGCAGGCGCTCAATCCGCTGCTGGTGATGCTGCTGATCCCCTTCAACAACGTCGTGGTGTTCCCGCTGCTGCGCAAGCTCGGCATCGAGCCGACCGCCCTGCGCCGCATGACCGCCGGCATCGCCCTGACGGCGCTGTCCTGGATCGCGGTCGGCTGGCTGCAGCTGCAGCTCGACGCCGGCGACACCGTGTCGATCGCCTGGCAGATCCTGCCCTACGCCCTGCTGACCCTGGGCGAGGTGCTGGTCTCGGCCACCGGCCTGGAGTTCGCCTACAGCCAGGCGCCGGCCGCGATGAAGGGCATCATCATGGCCCTGTGGTCGCTGGCCGTCACCGTCGGCAACCTGTGGGTGCTGATCGTGAATGCGGGCGTCAGGAACCCCGAGGTCATCGCCGGCATCGAAAGCTCGGGCGTGGGTTTGATGGCCTTCCAGATGTTCTTCTTCGCCGGCTTCGCCATGCTGGCGGCCCTGGCCTTCGGCCTGTACGCCAGGCGTTACAAGATGGTCGACCACTACCGCGCCTGA
- a CDS encoding DUF3372 domain-containing protein: MTRLRYAALAAAALASSAHAAVPLATCDDPSFQQVLNASSAALDARAVWLDRRLLTWPGAQAGANFRLYHSRTASIVATPGARVTGADGALALEASDATLPVRFKYLAPGPVLSVRALDAPRLKDLHRGQLVLVQEAPDGSVRAATRIQAAGALDDLYAAAGNLADLGATPKAQRTGFRLWAPTARTAAVCTYDSASGKASAVHEMAFDARTGAWNASVPRDLSGSYYRYAVDVAVNGVGLVRNLVTDPYSVSLGTDSKRSYIADLDAARLKPKGWDRTRAPDTVKAQTDMVIYELHVRDFSINDPSVPEEKRGKYAAFGEANSNGMRHLKALAKAGLTDIHLLPVYDLGSVPEKDCAVPAPSGAPDGERQQALTRKTADSDCFNWGYDPYHYNAPEGSYATDPADGARRILELRQMVMDLHRAGLRVGLDVVYNHTFIAGQNEKSVLDRVVPGYYHRLNPLGAIERSTCCDNTATENMMMAKLMIDSSELWTRHYKIDSFRFDLMGHQPRAAMERLQRRVDKAAGHHVQLIGEGWNFGEVADGTRFVQASQLSLNGSGIGTFSDRARDAVRGGSAGDAGAAMVRRQGYINGLVYDPNAAARAADGEPKAAGLQDLMKTADMIRVGLAGSVRPYAFQTFDGKRRRLEDIAYGNQPAGYASQPGEVVNYVENHDNQTLFDINVLKLPVETPAAERARVQVLGMAINAFSQGVAYYHAGIDTLRSKSLDKNSFNSGDWFNRIDWTYQDNYFGSGLPQQDDNGKDWLLLKPYLANAAIKPAPADIAFARDAFRDLLAIRASTTLLRLRSTEDIVNRLRFFNTGPQQQATVLAAWIDGKGYPGAKFAGISYLVNVDKVAHTVSDAGMRGKRLTLHPVHLATDAADGRARQARFDSASGSFTVPPRTAVVFVAE; the protein is encoded by the coding sequence ATGACCCGACTCCGATATGCCGCCCTCGCGGCGGCCGCTCTTGCCTCCTCCGCGCACGCCGCGGTTCCCCTCGCCACCTGCGACGACCCGTCCTTCCAGCAGGTGCTGAACGCTTCCAGCGCCGCGCTGGACGCCCGCGCCGTCTGGCTCGACCGGCGCCTACTGACCTGGCCCGGCGCGCAGGCCGGCGCCAACTTCCGCCTCTATCATTCGCGCACCGCATCGATCGTCGCCACGCCCGGCGCCAGGGTCACGGGCGCCGACGGGGCCCTGGCGCTCGAGGCTTCCGATGCCACGCTGCCGGTCCGCTTCAAGTACCTCGCTCCCGGCCCGGTGCTGTCGGTGCGCGCGCTCGATGCGCCGCGCCTGAAGGACCTGCACCGGGGCCAGCTGGTGCTGGTGCAGGAAGCGCCGGACGGCAGCGTGCGCGCCGCCACCCGCATCCAGGCCGCGGGCGCGCTCGACGACCTGTACGCCGCCGCCGGAAACCTGGCCGACCTGGGCGCCACGCCAAAGGCGCAGCGCACCGGCTTTCGCCTGTGGGCGCCGACCGCGCGCACGGCCGCCGTCTGCACCTACGACAGCGCCAGCGGCAAGGCCAGTGCGGTGCACGAGATGGCCTTCGACGCGCGTACCGGCGCCTGGAACGCGAGCGTCCCGCGCGACCTCTCGGGCAGCTATTACCGCTACGCGGTGGACGTGGCGGTGAACGGCGTGGGCCTGGTGCGCAACCTGGTCACCGATCCGTATTCGGTCAGCCTCGGCACCGACTCGAAACGCAGCTACATCGCCGACCTGGACGCGGCGCGCCTCAAGCCCAAGGGTTGGGACAGGACCCGCGCACCGGATACGGTCAAGGCGCAGACCGACATGGTCATCTACGAGCTGCACGTGCGCGACTTCTCGATCAACGACCCGAGCGTGCCGGAGGAAAAGCGCGGCAAGTACGCCGCCTTCGGCGAGGCGAATTCGAACGGCATGCGCCACCTGAAGGCCCTGGCCAAGGCCGGCCTGACCGACATCCACCTGCTGCCGGTGTATGACCTCGGCAGCGTGCCGGAAAAGGACTGCGCCGTGCCGGCACCAAGCGGCGCGCCCGACGGCGAGCGCCAGCAGGCGCTCACCCGCAAGACCGCCGACAGCGACTGCTTCAACTGGGGTTACGATCCCTACCACTACAATGCGCCGGAAGGCAGCTACGCCACCGATCCGGCGGACGGCGCGCGCCGCATCCTCGAATTGCGCCAGATGGTGATGGACCTGCACCGGGCCGGCCTGCGCGTGGGGCTCGATGTGGTCTACAACCATACTTTCATCGCCGGCCAGAACGAGAAGTCGGTGCTGGACCGCGTGGTGCCCGGCTATTACCACCGCCTGAACCCGCTGGGCGCGATCGAGCGCTCGACCTGCTGCGACAACACGGCCACCGAAAACATGATGATGGCCAAGCTGATGATCGATTCAAGCGAGCTGTGGACGCGCCATTACAAGATCGATTCCTTCCGCTTCGACCTGATGGGCCACCAGCCGCGCGCGGCGATGGAGCGCCTGCAGCGGCGGGTCGACAAGGCGGCCGGCCACCACGTGCAGCTGATCGGCGAGGGCTGGAACTTCGGCGAGGTCGCCGACGGAACCCGCTTCGTGCAGGCCTCGCAGCTGTCGCTGAACGGCTCGGGCATCGGCACCTTCAGCGACCGCGCGCGCGACGCCGTGCGCGGCGGCTCGGCCGGCGACGCGGGCGCGGCGATGGTGCGTCGCCAGGGCTACATCAATGGCCTGGTGTACGACCCGAATGCGGCCGCCAGGGCGGCGGACGGGGAACCCAAGGCGGCCGGCCTGCAGGACCTGATGAAGACGGCCGACATGATCCGCGTCGGCCTGGCCGGCTCGGTGCGCCCGTATGCCTTCCAGACCTTCGACGGCAAGCGGCGCAGGCTGGAAGACATCGCCTACGGCAACCAGCCGGCCGGCTATGCCAGCCAGCCGGGCGAGGTGGTGAACTACGTCGAGAACCACGACAACCAGACCCTGTTCGACATCAACGTGCTCAAGCTGCCGGTGGAGACCCCGGCCGCCGAGCGCGCCCGGGTGCAGGTGCTGGGCATGGCGATCAACGCCTTCAGCCAGGGCGTGGCCTACTATCACGCCGGCATCGACACGCTGCGCTCGAAGTCGCTCGACAAGAACAGCTTCAATTCGGGCGACTGGTTCAACCGCATCGACTGGACCTACCAGGACAACTACTTCGGCAGCGGCCTGCCGCAGCAGGACGACAACGGCAAGGACTGGCTGCTGCTCAAGCCCTACCTGGCCAATGCCGCGATCAAGCCGGCGCCGGCCGACATCGCCTTCGCCCGCGACGCCTTCCGCGACCTGCTGGCGATCCGCGCCAGCACGACGCTGCTGCGCCTGCGCTCGACCGAGGACATCGTGAACCGCCTGCGCTTCTTCAACACCGGACCGCAGCAACAGGCGACCGTGCTGGCGGCCTGGATCGACGGCAAGGGCTATCCGGGAGCGAAGTTCGCCGGCATCAGCTACCTGGTAAACGTGGACAAGGTGGCGCACACGGTGAGCGACGCCGGCATGCGCGGCAAGCGCCTGACCCTGCATCCGGTGCACCTGGCGACGGATGCGGCGGACGGGCGCGCGCGACAGGCACGCTTCGACAGCGCGAGCGGCAGCTTCACCGTGCCGCCGCGCACGGCGGTGGTGTTCGTAGCCGAATGA
- a CDS encoding TonB C-terminal domain-containing protein translates to MSMLVHALLLSLSVGGDALGLPGLRFPWEERRLADYDLRVVLADAPAAAPSTPPAPAPAPAPAPAPERPSAPATPTTEAAAAVLAMPAPEPRAKVVVTAPGADTAAVRRDEAAQSRIEQDARERVLAAEQRAQREAARAEAERLALARQESLRQEEIRQEAMRQEAMRQEAMRQEAMRQEQARRAQLAAQEAARQEAARQEAARIEQARQAQREAERQEALRLEQSRLAEQAREDAARRERERAEAARLEGERQEVQRREQARQEQARQEQARQEQARQEQARQEQARQEQARQEADKRELARRERAEQEAKREERLRAIGRQLDQEAAQRDRESRAPTSSGLRRGWLFGRADPNADLIQYAQAMGRKIELNMTYDLVRDALRQGHVSPVVTVAVRADGSVEKVTFVTSSGVPALDEAVRKVIASQAPYGAFPPALARQYDVVEIRRTWIFDMAIRLE, encoded by the coding sequence GTGTCCATGCTGGTGCATGCCTTGCTGCTGAGCCTGAGCGTCGGCGGCGACGCGCTCGGGCTGCCCGGCCTGCGCTTCCCGTGGGAGGAAAGACGCCTGGCCGACTACGACCTGCGCGTCGTGCTTGCCGATGCCCCGGCAGCGGCGCCGTCGACGCCGCCCGCACCCGCACCCGCACCCGCACCCGCACCTGCACCTGAACGGCCATCGGCACCGGCGACACCTACCACCGAAGCTGCTGCCGCTGTGCTGGCCATGCCCGCGCCGGAACCCCGCGCAAAGGTCGTGGTGACGGCGCCCGGGGCGGACACCGCAGCGGTCAGGCGCGACGAAGCGGCGCAGTCGCGCATCGAGCAGGATGCGCGCGAGCGCGTGCTGGCAGCGGAACAGCGCGCGCAGCGGGAAGCGGCACGCGCCGAGGCGGAGCGGCTGGCGCTCGCCCGGCAGGAGAGCTTGCGGCAGGAAGAAATTCGGCAGGAAGCAATGAGGCAGGAAGCAATGCGGCAGGAAGCAATGCGGCAGGAAGCAATGCGGCAGGAGCAGGCGCGCCGGGCCCAACTGGCGGCACAGGAGGCGGCACGACAGGAAGCAGCACGACAGGAAGCGGCCCGTATCGAGCAGGCCCGGCAAGCCCAGCGTGAGGCGGAGCGCCAGGAAGCCCTGCGGCTGGAACAATCGCGGCTGGCGGAACAGGCCAGGGAAGACGCTGCGCGCCGGGAACGCGAGCGTGCCGAGGCCGCGCGGCTGGAGGGCGAGCGTCAGGAAGTCCAGCGGCGCGAACAGGCCAGGCAGGAGCAGGCCAGGCAGGAACAGGCGAGGCAGGAACAGGCCAGGCAGGAGCAGGCACGCCAGGAACAGGCACGCCAGGAACAGGCAAGGCAGGAAGCAGACAAGCGCGAGCTGGCCCGGCGGGAGCGCGCCGAACAGGAAGCAAAACGCGAAGAGCGGCTGCGCGCGATCGGCCGGCAGCTCGACCAGGAAGCCGCCCAGCGCGACAGGGAAAGCCGGGCGCCGACCAGCAGCGGCCTGCGCCGCGGCTGGCTGTTCGGGCGCGCCGACCCGAACGCCGACCTGATCCAGTACGCGCAAGCCATGGGCCGCAAGATCGAACTGAACATGACCTACGACCTCGTCCGCGACGCGCTCAGGCAAGGCCATGTCAGCCCGGTGGTCACGGTGGCGGTGCGCGCCGACGGCAGCGTCGAGAAGGTCACGTTCGTGACTTCCAGCGGCGTCCCCGCGCTCGACGAGGCGGTACGCAAGGTGATTGCCAGCCAGGCGCCCTACGGCGCCTTTCCGCCGGCCCTGGCGCGCCAGTACGACGTCGTCGAGATCCGCCGCACCTGGATCTTCGACATGGCCATCCGCCTGGAATGA
- a CDS encoding sulfatase-like hydrolase/transferase encodes MKSKQTVTMPEEASYRTFCPVRASLYLAAILLFCLNHWINRYFGRPDIDQIAYHLQFGTQGLEDSDPAIIQRFVNWGVLIPLVLLATVLLTERWAILACRYRSLLRACPVLPKLALLSAVLLWLVQLSVVDYLVSSMGPDYFSRHYVKPSTVAVHGSKPKNLVLIYVESLEAGYSNRNVFGSNLIAPLTDLEASSFRSFVQMPGTGWTIAAIIATQCGLPLKRITIFDENTQGEQVRSFLPNATCLGDILARHGYRNVFMGGGSPSFAGKGRFLRAHHYHEVLGKEDWQAQGVQERSMNGWGLFDDALFERARRKLGQLHASGQPFNLTLLTVDTHEPAGHLSPGCARRGHAGFTGVIRCSAAEVAAFVDFVRERGYLADTNIVILGDHKARRNPLSDALDRMPERPLFNAFIGADLPSRNREQLVHFDLLPTILEFSGFTVSGGRLGLGYSGFNRHRARPGPGWLAEMRASVLNRSEAYRSLWLAPPATVRAAPGSRP; translated from the coding sequence ATGAAATCCAAGCAAACCGTGACGATGCCCGAAGAGGCCAGCTATCGAACGTTCTGCCCGGTCCGTGCCAGCCTCTATCTCGCCGCGATCCTGCTGTTCTGCCTGAACCACTGGATCAACCGCTACTTCGGCAGGCCGGATATCGACCAGATCGCCTATCACCTGCAGTTCGGCACGCAAGGGCTGGAAGACTCCGACCCTGCCATCATCCAGCGTTTCGTCAACTGGGGCGTGCTGATTCCCCTGGTCCTCCTGGCAACGGTGCTGCTGACCGAGCGCTGGGCGATTCTCGCATGCCGCTACCGCAGCCTCCTGCGGGCCTGCCCGGTGTTGCCGAAGCTGGCGCTGCTGTCGGCGGTGCTGCTCTGGCTGGTGCAGCTGTCCGTGGTCGACTATCTCGTCTCGAGCATGGGGCCGGATTACTTTTCCAGGCATTACGTGAAGCCATCCACGGTTGCCGTGCACGGCAGCAAGCCGAAAAACCTCGTCCTGATCTATGTCGAGAGCCTGGAGGCCGGCTACAGCAACCGGAATGTTTTCGGGAGCAACCTGATCGCGCCCCTGACCGATCTCGAGGCCAGCAGTTTCCGCTCCTTCGTGCAGATGCCCGGCACCGGCTGGACGATCGCCGCCATCATTGCCACCCAGTGCGGGCTGCCGCTCAAGCGGATCACGATCTTCGACGAGAACACGCAGGGAGAACAGGTCCGGTCCTTCCTGCCGAACGCCACCTGTCTCGGCGATATCCTGGCCCGCCATGGCTACCGCAACGTGTTCATGGGCGGCGGTTCGCCCAGCTTCGCCGGCAAGGGACGCTTCCTGCGCGCCCACCACTACCACGAGGTGCTCGGCAAGGAAGACTGGCAAGCCCAGGGGGTGCAGGAACGCAGCATGAATGGCTGGGGATTGTTCGACGACGCCCTCTTCGAGCGCGCACGCCGCAAGCTCGGCCAGCTGCATGCGTCCGGCCAGCCGTTCAACCTGACGCTGCTGACGGTGGACACCCATGAACCGGCCGGCCATCTGTCGCCGGGCTGCGCACGGCGCGGCCACGCCGGCTTCACGGGCGTGATCCGCTGCAGCGCCGCCGAAGTGGCCGCATTCGTCGATTTCGTGCGCGAACGCGGCTACCTTGCCGACACCAATATCGTCATCCTGGGCGACCACAAGGCACGGCGCAATCCGCTGTCCGATGCGCTCGACCGCATGCCGGAGCGCCCGCTGTTCAACGCATTCATCGGCGCTGACCTGCCCTCCCGAAACCGCGAGCAACTGGTGCACTTCGACCTGCTGCCGACCATCCTCGAGTTCAGCGGCTTCACGGTGAGCGGCGGCAGGCTCGGTCTCGGCTACAGCGGCTTCAACCGGCACCGGGCCAGGCCGGGGCCGGGCTGGTTGGCGGAAATGCGCGCGTCCGTCCTCAACCGGTCCGAGGCCTACCGCTCCCTGTGGCTGGCGCCGCCCGCTACAGTCCGAGCTGCGCCAGGATCGCGTCCTTGA